One Physeter macrocephalus isolate SW-GA chromosome 19, ASM283717v5, whole genome shotgun sequence genomic window carries:
- the RMC1 gene encoding regulator of MON1-CCZ1 complex isoform X4, translating into MGEEDYYLELCERPVHFEKANPVNCVFFDEANKQVFAVRSGGATGVVVKGPDDRNPISFRMEDKGEVKCIKFSLENKILAVQRTSKTVDFSNFTPDSPQLEYTQECKTKNANILGFCWTSSTEIVFITDQGIEFYQVLPEKRNLKLLKSQNINVNWYMYCPESAVILLSTTVLGNVLQPFYFRAGTMSKLPKFEIELPAAPKSTKLSLSERDIAMATIYGQLYVLFLRHHSRTSNSTGAEVVLYHLPREGACKKMHILKLNRTGKFALNVVDNLVVVHHQDTETSVIFDIRLRGEFDGTVTLHHPVLPARSIQPYQIPVAGPAPVTSQSPIPCKLYSSSWIVFQPDIIISASQGYLWNLQVKLQPIVNLLPDKGRLMDFLLQRRECKTVVLSVCSQMLTESDRAALPVIATVFDKLNQEYKKYLDAEQSYTLALEAGQSRSGPFLRRPARTQAVVDQSDMYTHVLSAFAEKEMPQKFVIAVLMEYIRSLNQFQITVQHYLHELVIKTLVQHNLFYMLHQFLQYHVLSDSKPLACLLLSLESFYPPAHQLSLDMLKRLSTANDEIVEVLLSKHQVLAALRFIRGIGGQDNISARKFLDAAKQTEDHMLFYTIFRFFEQRNQRLRGNPSFTPGEHCEEHVAFFKQVFGDQALMRPTTF; encoded by the exons ATGGGCGAGGAGGACTACTACCTGGAGCTGTGCGAGCGGCCGGTGCACTTCGAGAAGGCGAACCCGGTCAACTGCGTCTTCTTCGATGAGGCCAACAAGCAG GTTTTTGCTGTTCGATCCGGTGGAGCTACTGGAGTGGTAGTTAAAGGCCCAGATGACAGGAATCCCATCTCATTTAG aatgGAGGACAAAGGAGAAGTGAAGTGCATTAAGTTTTCCTTAGAAAATAAGATATTGGCTGTTCAGAGGACCTCAAAGACCGTG gatttttctaattttacccCGGATAGTCCTCAGCTGGAGTACACTCAGGAGTGTAAG ACCAAGAATGCCAACATACTAGGATTCTGCTGGACCAGTTCTACTGAAATTGTCTTCATCACAGATCAAGGAATCGAATTTTACCAG GTATTACCAGAGAAACGGAATCTGAAACTCCTGAAGAGCCAGAACATCAATGTGAACTGGTACATGTACTGTCCCGAGAGTGCTGTGATTCTGCTGTCCACCACAGTGCTTGGAAATGTGCTGCAGCCCTTCTATTTCCGG gCTGGCACTATGTCAAAGCTGCCCAAGTTTGAGATCGAATTACCAGCTGCACCTAAGTCAACTAAACTGAGCCTCTCAGAGAGAGACATTGCCATGGCAACGAT ATACGGACAGCTATATGTTCTCTTCCTGAGGCATCATTCTCGGACCTCCAATAGTACTGGAGCGGAGGTAGTCCTATATCACCTACCACG AGAAGGCGCCTGTAAAAAGATGCACATATTGAAGTTAAACCGGACAGGGAAGTTCGCCCTGAACGTGGTGGACAACCTGGTGGTCGTTCATCATCAGGACACGGAG ACATCAGTGATATTTGATATCAGGCTGAGGGGGGAGTTCGATGGCACCGTTACCCTCCATCACCCGGTGCTTCCAGCTCGATCCATTCAGCCCTATCAGATCCCTGTGGCAG GTCCTGCTCCCGTGACCAGCCAGTCCCCCATCCCGTGTAAACTTT ATTCTTCATCCTGGATTGTCTTTCAACCTGACATCATCATCAGTGCGAGCCAAG GTTACCTTTGGAACCTCCAAGTGAAACTTCAGCCCATAGTAAACCTCTTGCCAGATAAAGGAAGGCTCATGGACTTCCTCCTCCAGAGAAGGGAATGCAAGACCGTCGTCCTGTCGGTGTGCTCGCAGA TGTTGACAGAGTCAGACAGAGCAGCGCTGCCTGTGATAGCCACTGTTTTTGATAAACTCAACCAGGAGTATAAGAAGTACCTGGACGCCGAGCAGAGTTACACGCTG GCACTGGAAGCGGGGCAGAGCCGGAGCGGCCCGTTCCTCAGGAGGCCGGCGCGCACCCAGGCCGTGGTCGACCAGTCTGACATGTACACCCACGTGCTGTCGGCGTTTGCGGAGAAG GAGATGCCTCAGAAATTCGTGATAGCCGTGCTCATGGAATATATCCGCTCTCTGAACCAGTTTCAGATCACAGTACAG cATTATTTGCACGAGCTTGTCATCAAGACGCTCGTCCAGCACAACCTCTTCTACATGCTGCACCAGTTCCTGCAGTACCATGTCCTCAGCGATTCGAAGCCTTTG GCTTGTCTGCTGCTCTCCCTGGAAAGTTTCTATCCTCCTGCTCATCAGCTGTCTCTGGATATGCTGAAG CGACTTTCCACGGCAAATGATGAAATAGTAGAAGTTCTCCTTTCCAAACACCAAGTGTTAGCTGCCTTAAGGTTTATCCGGGGCATTGGTGGCCAAGACAACATCTCTGCACGAAAATTTTTAGATGCTGCAAAGCAGACTGAAGACCACATGCTTTTCTACACTATATTCCGGTTTTTTGAACAGCGAAACCAGCGTTTGCGAGGGAACCCTAGTTTCACACCAG GAGAACACTGTGAAGAACACGTTGCTTTTTTCAAACAGGTTTTTGGAGACCAAGCTCTAATGAGGCCTACGACGTTCTGA